Proteins encoded in a region of the Mycolicibacterium duvalii genome:
- a CDS encoding arylsulfatase has product MTTDFNGKIELDIRDSEPDWGPFAAPTAQPDAPNVLYIVWDDVGIATWDCFGGLVEMPAMSRIAERGVRLSQFHTTALCSPTRASLLTGRNATTVGMATIEEFTDGFPNCNGRIPFDTALLSEVLTENGYNTYCLGKWHLTPIEESNLASTKRHWPLSRGFERFYGFLGGETDQWYPDLVYDNHPVSPPATPEEGYHLSKDLADKTIEFIRDAKVIAPEKPWFAYVCPGAGHAPHHVFKEWADKYAGVFDMGYERYREIVLENQKRMGLVPPDTELSAMNPYSDVTGPNGQPWPEQDTVRPWDSLSDDEKRLFARMAEVFAGFLSYTDAQLGRVLDHLEQTGQLDNTVIVVISDNGASGEGGPNGSVNEGKFFNGYIDTVEESLRFFDQLGSPQTFNHYPIGWAMAFNTPYKLYKRYASHEGGIADSAIISWPKGIRAHGEIRDNYVNVADITPTVYDLLDITPPATVRGVAQKPLDGVSFKVALDDPDAPTGKETQFYTMLGTRGIWHKGWFASAVHAASPAGWSNFDADRWELYHIETDRSQCHDLADEFPDKVAEMVDLWFAEARKYNGLPLGDLDVLETIGRWRPTLSGDRASYTYYPGTADVGSGAAVELRGRSFAVLAEVTVEDADAAGVVIKHGGAHGGYVMFLRDGRLHFSYNFLGEIEQTLSSSEPVGPGTHSLGFAYTRTGTVENSHTPLGDAALYVDGTEVATYPGMRAMPATFGLASATLSVGRNAGSPVSRSYASPFAFTGGAITRVTVDVSGTGYADLDRDFARAFARD; this is encoded by the coding sequence GTGACCACGGACTTCAACGGCAAGATCGAGCTCGACATCCGCGACTCCGAGCCCGACTGGGGTCCGTTCGCGGCGCCGACCGCGCAGCCCGACGCGCCCAACGTGCTCTACATCGTCTGGGACGACGTCGGCATCGCCACCTGGGACTGCTTCGGCGGGCTGGTCGAGATGCCGGCCATGAGCCGCATCGCCGAACGGGGCGTGCGGCTTTCGCAGTTCCACACCACCGCGCTGTGCTCGCCGACCCGGGCCTCGCTGCTCACCGGCCGCAACGCCACCACCGTCGGCATGGCCACCATCGAGGAGTTCACCGACGGTTTCCCGAACTGCAACGGCCGCATCCCATTCGACACCGCATTGCTCTCAGAGGTGTTGACGGAGAACGGATACAACACCTACTGCCTCGGCAAGTGGCACCTCACCCCCATCGAGGAATCGAATCTTGCGTCGACCAAACGGCACTGGCCGCTGTCGCGCGGCTTCGAGCGGTTCTACGGGTTCCTCGGCGGCGAAACCGACCAGTGGTATCCCGACCTGGTCTACGACAACCATCCCGTCTCGCCACCGGCCACCCCGGAAGAGGGTTACCACCTGTCGAAAGACTTGGCGGACAAGACCATTGAGTTCATCCGTGACGCCAAGGTGATCGCGCCCGAGAAGCCGTGGTTCGCCTACGTCTGCCCCGGTGCCGGTCATGCGCCCCACCATGTCTTCAAAGAGTGGGCCGACAAATACGCGGGCGTCTTCGACATGGGCTACGAGCGCTACCGAGAGATCGTGCTGGAGAACCAGAAGCGGATGGGCCTTGTGCCGCCGGACACCGAGCTCTCCGCGATGAACCCGTACTCCGACGTCACCGGCCCCAACGGCCAGCCGTGGCCGGAGCAGGACACCGTGCGGCCGTGGGACTCGCTGAGTGACGACGAGAAGCGGTTGTTCGCCCGGATGGCCGAGGTCTTCGCCGGTTTCCTGTCCTACACCGACGCGCAGCTGGGCCGGGTGCTCGACCATCTCGAACAGACCGGCCAGCTCGACAACACCGTCATCGTGGTGATCTCCGACAACGGAGCCAGCGGTGAGGGCGGTCCCAACGGCTCGGTCAACGAGGGCAAGTTCTTCAACGGTTACATCGACACCGTCGAGGAGAGCCTGCGGTTCTTCGACCAGCTGGGCAGTCCGCAGACGTTCAACCACTATCCGATCGGCTGGGCGATGGCGTTCAACACGCCCTACAAGCTCTACAAACGCTACGCCTCGCACGAGGGCGGTATCGCCGACAGCGCGATCATCTCCTGGCCGAAGGGGATTCGCGCGCACGGCGAGATCCGCGACAACTACGTCAACGTCGCCGACATCACCCCGACGGTCTACGACCTGCTCGACATCACGCCGCCGGCGACGGTGCGCGGCGTTGCGCAGAAGCCGCTCGACGGCGTGAGTTTCAAAGTGGCACTGGATGATCCGGACGCGCCGACGGGCAAGGAGACCCAGTTCTACACCATGCTGGGTACCCGCGGTATCTGGCACAAGGGGTGGTTCGCCAGCGCCGTGCACGCCGCGTCGCCGGCCGGGTGGTCGAACTTCGACGCCGACCGGTGGGAGCTCTACCACATCGAAACCGACCGTAGTCAGTGCCACGACCTGGCCGACGAGTTCCCCGACAAGGTCGCCGAGATGGTCGACCTGTGGTTCGCCGAAGCCCGGAAGTACAACGGCCTGCCGCTGGGTGACCTCGACGTGCTGGAGACCATAGGGCGGTGGCGGCCCACGCTGTCGGGCGATCGCGCGTCCTACACGTACTACCCGGGTACCGCCGACGTCGGCAGTGGGGCGGCGGTGGAGTTGCGCGGCCGGTCGTTCGCAGTGCTCGCCGAGGTCACCGTCGAGGATGCCGACGCGGCCGGGGTGGTCATCAAACACGGTGGCGCACACGGTGGTTACGTGATGTTCCTGCGCGACGGCCGACTGCATTTCAGCTACAACTTCCTCGGCGAGATCGAGCAGACGCTGTCGTCGTCCGAGCCCGTCGGCCCCGGTACCCACAGCCTCGGCTTCGCCTACACCCGCACCGGCACCGTCGAGAACAGCCACACACCGCTCGGCGACGCCGCGCTCTACGTCGACGGCACCGAGGTCGCGACCTATCCCGGCATGCGGGCCATGCCCGCCACATTCGGTCTCGCCAGCGCCACCCTCAGCGTCGGACGCAACGCGGGCTCGCCGGTGTCGCGGTCCTACGCTTCGCCGTTCGCGTTCACCGGCGGCGCCATCACACGGGTCACCGTCGACGTGTCCGGTACCGGGTACGCCGACCTGGACCGGGATTTCGCGCGCGCGTTCGCCCGGGATTGA
- the rpsQ gene encoding 30S ribosomal protein S17, producing the protein MAESDQKGPAYTPRTEKPRGRRKTAIGYVVSDKMQKTIVVELESRKSHPLYGKIIRTTTKVKAHDENEAAGVGDRVSLMETRPTSATKRWRLVEVLEKAK; encoded by the coding sequence ATGGCAGAAAGCGATCAGAAGGGGCCGGCCTACACGCCCCGGACCGAGAAGCCGCGCGGCCGTCGTAAGACCGCGATCGGCTACGTGGTGTCGGACAAGATGCAGAAGACGATCGTCGTCGAGCTGGAGTCCCGCAAGAGCCACCCGCTCTACGGCAAGATCATCCGGACGACCACCAAGGTCAAGGCCCACGACGAGAACGAGGCCGCCGGCGTCGGCGACCGCGTCTCGCTGATGGAGACCCGCCCGACCTCGGCGACCAAGCGCTGGCGCCTGGTCGAGGTCCTCGAGAAGGCCAAGTAA
- the rpmC gene encoding 50S ribosomal protein L29 codes for MAVGTSPGELRELTDDELTDKLRESKEELFNLRFQMATGQLANNRRLRTVRQEIARVYTVLRERELGLAAGPGGEDS; via the coding sequence ATGGCAGTGGGCACATCGCCCGGTGAACTGCGTGAGCTCACCGACGACGAACTGACCGACAAGCTGCGCGAGTCCAAGGAAGAGCTGTTCAACCTGCGCTTCCAGATGGCGACCGGCCAGCTTGCCAACAATCGCCGGCTGCGCACGGTCCGGCAGGAGATCGCGCGGGTGTACACCGTGCTGCGCGAACGCGAGTTGGGTCTGGCCGCCGGACCCGGAGGTGAGGATTCCTAA
- the rplP gene encoding 50S ribosomal protein L16: MLIPRKVKHRKQHHPKQRGIASGGTQVSFGDYGIQALEHAYITNRQIESARIAINRHIKRGGKVWINIFPDRPLTKKPAETRMGSGKGSPEWWVANVKPGRVLFELSYPNEEIARAALTRAIHKLPIKARIVTREEQF; encoded by the coding sequence ATGCTGATTCCCCGGAAGGTCAAGCACCGCAAGCAGCACCACCCCAAGCAGCGTGGCATCGCCAGCGGCGGGACCCAGGTGAGCTTCGGTGACTACGGCATCCAGGCGCTCGAGCACGCCTACATCACCAACCGGCAGATCGAGTCCGCTCGTATCGCCATCAACCGGCACATCAAGCGTGGCGGCAAGGTGTGGATCAACATCTTCCCGGACCGTCCGCTGACCAAGAAGCCCGCCGAGACCCGGATGGGTTCCGGTAAGGGTTCGCCGGAGTGGTGGGTCGCCAACGTCAAGCCGGGTCGCGTGCTGTTCGAGCTGAGTTACCCCAACGAGGAGATCGCCCGCGCCGCGCTGACGCGCGCGATCCACAAGCTGCCGATCAAGGCACGCATCGTCACCAGAGAGGAGCAGTTCTGA
- the rpsC gene encoding 30S ribosomal protein S3: MGQKINPHGFRLGITTDWKSRWYADKQYADYIKEDVAIRKLLATGLERAGIADVEIERTRDRVRVDIHTARPGIVIGRRGTEADRIRADLEKLTKKQVQLNILEVKNPESQAQLVAQGVAEQLSNRVAFRRAMRKAIQSAMRQPNVKGIRVQCSGRLGGAEMSRSEFYREGRVPLHTLRADIDYGLYEAKTTFGRIGVKVWIYKGDIVGGKRELAAAAPAADRPRRERPSGTRPRRSGASGTTATSTDAGRAASGEAPAVAEATAGTEAAAGAAENTES; encoded by the coding sequence GTGGGCCAGAAGATCAACCCGCACGGCTTCCGGCTCGGCATCACCACCGACTGGAAGTCCCGCTGGTACGCCGACAAGCAGTACGCGGACTACATCAAGGAAGATGTCGCGATCCGCAAGCTGCTGGCCACCGGCCTGGAGCGGGCCGGCATCGCCGACGTCGAGATCGAGCGCACCCGCGACCGCGTTCGGGTGGACATTCACACCGCGCGTCCGGGCATCGTGATCGGCCGCCGCGGCACCGAGGCCGACCGTATCCGCGCCGACCTGGAGAAGCTGACCAAGAAGCAGGTCCAGCTCAACATCCTCGAGGTGAAGAACCCCGAGAGCCAGGCCCAGCTGGTGGCCCAGGGCGTCGCCGAGCAGCTGAGCAACCGCGTGGCGTTCCGCCGCGCGATGCGCAAGGCGATCCAGTCGGCGATGCGTCAGCCCAACGTCAAGGGCATCCGGGTGCAGTGCTCGGGCCGCCTCGGCGGGGCCGAGATGAGCCGCTCGGAGTTCTACCGCGAAGGTCGGGTGCCGCTGCACACGCTGCGCGCGGACATCGACTACGGCCTCTACGAGGCGAAGACCACCTTCGGCCGGATCGGCGTGAAGGTCTGGATCTACAAGGGCGACATCGTCGGTGGCAAGCGTGAGCTGGCCGCCGCCGCACCCGCCGCCGACCGCCCGCGCCGTGAGCGCCCGTCGGGTACCCGGCCGCGTCGCAGCGGCGCGTCGGGCACCACGGCGACGAGCACCGACGCCGGCCGCGCGGCCTCCGGCGAGGCTCCGGCCGTCGCCGAGGCCACCGCAGGAACCGAGGCGGCCGCAGGCGCCGCTGAGAATACGGAGAGCTAG
- the rplV gene encoding 50S ribosomal protein L22, translating into MTTAIEYPSASAKARFVRVSATKARRVIDLVRGKSVEEALDILRWAPQAASEPVAKVIASAAANAQNNEGLDPATLVVATIHADEGPTAKRIRPRAQGRAFRIRKRTSHITVIVESRPSRSNRGGASASAARARRAQASKAATKTSKTEASTEAKEGSE; encoded by the coding sequence ATGACTACAGCAATCGAGTATCCGTCGGCCTCCGCCAAGGCGCGCTTCGTGCGCGTCTCGGCCACCAAGGCCCGCCGCGTGATCGACCTGGTCCGCGGCAAGAGCGTCGAGGAAGCTCTCGACATCCTGCGGTGGGCGCCGCAGGCCGCCAGTGAGCCGGTCGCCAAGGTGATCGCCAGCGCCGCGGCCAACGCGCAGAACAACGAGGGCCTGGACCCGGCGACCCTGGTGGTCGCGACCATCCACGCCGACGAGGGCCCCACCGCCAAGCGCATCCGGCCGCGCGCCCAGGGGCGGGCGTTCCGGATCCGCAAGCGCACCAGCCACATCACGGTGATCGTCGAGAGCCGGCCGAGCCGGTCCAACCGGGGCGGTGCCTCGGCGTCGGCCGCGCGCGCACGCCGGGCGCAGGCGTCCAAGGCAGCCACCAAGACATCCAAGACCGAGGCCTCTACCGAGGCGAAGGAGGGCTCGGAGTAG
- the rpsS gene encoding 30S ribosomal protein S19, producing the protein MPRSLKKGPFVDDHLLKKVDVQNEKNTKQVIKTWSRRSTIIPDFIGHTFAVHDGRKHVPVFVTEAMVGHKLGEFAPTRTFKGHIKDDRKSKRR; encoded by the coding sequence GTTCGTCGACGACCATCTGCTCAAGAAGGTCGACGTCCAGAACGAGAAGAACACCAAGCAGGTCATCAAGACCTGGTCGCGCCGCTCGACCATCATCCCGGACTTCATCGGACACACCTTCGCCGTCCACGACGGACGCAAGCACGTCCCGGTGTTCGTCACCGAGGCGATGGTCGGACACAAGCTGGGCGAGTTCGCTCCCACCCGCACCTTCAAGGGTCACATCAAGGATGACCGGAAGAGCAAGAGGCGGTAA